A single Prevotella sp. E15-22 DNA region contains:
- a CDS encoding superoxide dismutase, with protein sequence MNKFRLMVLPYAPEALEPVISFETIGFHHGKHLAAYVNNLNGLLEGSGFENSSLVDIVCKATGGLQNNAGQILNHEMYFGQFAGKPMKTEPTGPLAEAITRDFGSFKAFKDEFHKKGTTLFGSGWVWLSADKDGKLVITQEANAANPVQKGLKPLLTFDVWEHAYYLDYQNRRPDHLLSLWQIIDWSIIEKRYV encoded by the coding sequence ATGAACAAGTTTAGATTAATGGTGTTACCATATGCACCAGAGGCTTTAGAGCCAGTGATTAGTTTTGAAACCATTGGTTTTCATCATGGGAAGCACTTAGCGGCTTATGTTAATAATTTGAATGGACTGCTCGAAGGCAGTGGGTTTGAGAATTCGTCTCTTGTTGATATTGTCTGTAAGGCAACAGGTGGTCTACAAAACAATGCTGGACAGATTCTTAATCATGAAATGTACTTCGGCCAGTTTGCAGGTAAACCTATGAAGACGGAGCCAACGGGCCCCTTGGCCGAAGCTATTACGCGTGACTTTGGTTCATTTAAGGCTTTTAAAGACGAGTTCCACAAGAAGGGAACCACACTCTTTGGATCAGGTTGGGTTTGGCTGTCAGCCGATAAGGATGGAAAGCTAGTCATTACCCAAGAAGCCAATGCCGCTAATCCAGTACAGAAAGGCCTGAAACCGCTGTTGACTTTTGATGTTTGGGAGCATGCCTATTATCTGGATTATCAGAATCGCCGTCCAGACCATTTGTTATCCCTTTGGCAGATCATTGACTGGAGTATTATAGAGAAGCGATATGTCTAA